Within the Erigeron canadensis isolate Cc75 chromosome 6, C_canadensis_v1, whole genome shotgun sequence genome, the region CCAATCCCGACAACAGAGTGTGGAATTAGATTTAGATTGTTTATAAGTTGCTTAGTTGCATACATGAGGTCTAAACTGTAAGGTTGTTTGAGTCTGATAAATGGGTTGTGCACATGGTGAAAAGGTTGATCAACTTGAAGCAGAATTAGAAGAAGAGTTGAAACTGAGCAAAATCTTGAAGTATGCATTGGATGGTCCCATTCACCCTTGTTGTCCCTGTTTCTCTTCTCAAACTCAACTTCCCTTTAAGGTAAATAATATAATCATTGCATTCATTATATTACTTATACTATGATAGGGAaatgctattattattattattattattattattattattattattattattattattagttttagtttatttttttgtttcttaacGCATATGAATGAGTACTACTTTCAACTAATTTATACAAAAATgtgttaattttgtttataaagcgtttttatatatatataaagtgtacTTTAGATATACTATATATTTTGCCTTAAAAAATAAGAACTAAAATcaccaagaaaacaaaaacagttGCCTACAAAGATAATGGTCAATGGGATTAACATTGCTTAAGTTACTCCCtctgtcccaatttaaatgtcttattaaaatatttatggtcaaaattaGAGAAGAAATTAAGActcaacaagtcaaaattgaacatttaaattgggacgaaAGGAGTATGTTACAACCTTCTACGGTGTTTAATACTTATgttacaaacaaaaatttagaaaagagacaagaaagagATAGTCGATCAACCCAGCTAGCCCAATATATGCTTAGAAACTACCAAATCTAACCCAAACATGTTTGAACCATTTACTTGACCTTTGGTGATTACTCTGGGTTGTGTGAGTGTACGTTGGATTAACATATATACCTGTGTTGCTCTCTAAAGTATTGTACGGTAGTAAATAACACAATCAATACGTACATGACACTGCAATTCGATTTTGTGTCCTGCATAAGATGATAGGGCATTGTTTGATGGCACTATGACAGATAAAAGAACTACTCACAGAACTGGCTACAGTTGAAGAAGAAATAGCATGGCTGGAGAAAAAAGTCGACAAACTAAGCCTCAGCATGTACTTGGAGAAAAAACACACTCGCGAATGGGAGTTGCAGCACCTAAATAACCCTCATCCACAACGTCACCACAGACCACGAAAGCAGTCAGTTAGAAGACAACAAATTCGATCAAAGTTCATGGATTATGAGATACAAAATTCTGATCCTGGGAAACGACGATCATCAGTTAGCTCATCCACTGACTTCATGTATAATAAACTTCAACTTTCAgttttggataaaaaaaatccaaacaaGCTGTCAGAAGATCTTATTAAGTGTTTAATAGGAATATTTCTTGAACTGAATCAACCTTTGTTAGATGGTGAAGAAATGTTACCTAAACAACTCTCGTGCATGAGCTCAAAAAACTTCATTTCTAGAACAGCCTTCAATTGTACCGCCCCAACATTTTTCTTCAATGATAACGGTTCAGATCTTGACCCATATGCTATATTACTTGACGTTGATGGCGGAATCAGAGACATTGGCCCATACAAGACGTTCACCCAAATCACACGAAATACATTAGACCATACTCGCATATCTAACTGTTCTTCAGAAGTTGGAAAACTCAGGTATTTATTTAAGAGTATCTATATGCATCACATTTTATGAGTAGCATACCTTacatgttattttcttttatcaGTGTTTTGATGCAGAAACTCTGCACTGTGAACTTGGTCTTGTTGACATATAAACAGAAGTTAGCATTTTGGATCAATATATACAATGCCTGCATAATGCATGTACTGTAAGACATCTTAAATCAATTGAAATGGATGAAATATTCCAGCATATCTCATGCAGAACATCCTTAATGAATATTTTTTCACAGGCGTTTCTACAACACGGATTGCCTTCAACGCAGGAGAAACTTCTGGTTCTCATGAACAAGGTAAATAGTTCATTTTTCCTTACTACAAAGATCATAATCTAATTTAATGTCTCACCTGTATGATCCAGGCAGTAATCAACGTGGGCGGTATTGTGGTAAATGCACTAGGCATTGAGTATTTCATTCTTAGACATCCATCCAGCTCCAATCAAGTAAGTTGACACCCAAAAAACACTACATGGACAATTTTCTAGCAGCAAAAGTTTGACATTGTGATAATATATTTCTAAAAGGGTCCAGCAGATGAGAGGGAAAACCTACTACGACACACATATGGACTCGGGTTTCCAGAACCCAATGTTACATTCGCTCTTTGTAGAGGGACCTGGTCTTCACCGGCAGTAAGGAAACAAGTACTCACGTATTATGTAATTGGTGCGTCTTAATTATACTTTGGTGAATTTAAATCTTATTGGTAATTGCAGCTAAGGGTTTATACAGCAGAGGACATAGTGAATGAATTAGCAAGAGCAAGATTAGAGTATCTCGAAGCTTCAGTGGGGGTTGTTAGCAAGAAAAAAATTATGGTACCGAAGCTTCTGAAATGGCACATAAAGGATTTTGCGGATGACATGGAGTCGCTTCTGGAGTGGATTTATAGCCAGTTGCCAAATTCGGGCTCTCTCAAAAAGGTCATAAGGGAATGCCTAAATGGTGAAACGAAATCAACTCCGGCTAAAATGATAGAAATGCAACCGTATGTCTATGAATTTCGTTACTTGTTGCCTTCATGAAGAGATAGGAAAGCAAAGATAATCCTCAACGAGAATTAAAAAGGCTTAACTTCATGTTAAGTCAGTCGAAGATCACAATAGGAGAACAGTGATGCATTATTTTTTAGTCTttacatttt harbors:
- the LOC122605264 gene encoding uncharacterized protein LOC122605264; the encoded protein is MKFEELIMQETQEKQKTMDLQQEVDQLEAELEEELKLSKILKYALDGPIHPCCPCFSSQTQLPFKIKELLTELATVEEEIAWLEKKVDKLSLSMYLEKKHTREWELQHLNNPHPQRHHRPRKQSVRRQQIRSKFMDYEIQNSDPGKRRSSVSSSTDFMYNKLQLSVLDKKNPNKLSEDLIKCLIGIFLELNQPLLDGEEMLPKQLSCMSSKNFISRTAFNCTAPTFFFNDNGSDLDPYAILLDVDGGIRDIGPYKTFTQITRNTLDHTRISNCSSEVGKLSVLMQKLCTVNLVLLTYKQKLAFWINIYNACIMHAFLQHGLPSTQEKLLVLMNKAVINVGGIVVNALGIEYFILRHPSSSNQGPADERENLLRHTYGLGFPEPNVTFALCRGTWSSPALRVYTAEDIVNELARARLEYLEASVGVVSKKKIMVPKLLKWHIKDFADDMESLLEWIYSQLPNSGSLKKVIRECLNGETKSTPAKMIEMQPYVYEFRYLLPS